One part of the Phaenicophaeus curvirostris isolate KB17595 chromosome 2, BPBGC_Pcur_1.0, whole genome shotgun sequence genome encodes these proteins:
- the LOC138717396 gene encoding uncharacterized protein — translation MELSLVQRLILIAILIFETWSQERSGPMSSECLGNILRITLPAEYFEDKYLSFSVVDQSGIAWELDEAMASQCGYTVTYSNWSNIEFHASALSCHSHIEKDVFTVTIEIKASHNPDMKNAATHLKSASCPYGPWSPRELVCESNYMEVSVRKEVPQAVKEFIQDKSEDWMLSFPEAKAGEASIWQIVFHQPEEKKALLVSDAWSAGYGFNTTDSRVLLRIPYTAMQIQLLEAQGISFFTVRSSTFYKQQWIILMVDTSVACPVDGVDYANNTIIWTVPKYIQPVSAGATGFKDVLVEAGVDLHKLSAKEMASRRFVLLNDLNTITMKVPIGAEGGYYKTSVSSGQYGTKYTINLFLEHQWEDNKWELTKHTIIKEIETPFEQVELAITNNSNLTARIMNVTVGTFLPDVELVNLIIEGTTVAVSEAVQHGYIVYEIRYSNGSKDYGIQVLFDAPSIKKEYTRADMRAYTLNVTLGFLIHPTSETFSVPVISVSTTKDAVMPSARGFCDGRNLHLIITHGNVDQNWLPFISDWHLTPEDAQKYNYRLEDNGTHLAISVPFFSSYVNYEVLHNSGIKASLHLTLKDGMTLANKKDFSISCEISPLELIQCLPNGTVVITAVKLVGIADLDTSLFVLRDRQCKPSLVTENTATFRFNVNTCGTSRKFNSATMTYENDVLYFRPGNDKPVYQLKFACLYAIKQTVDVRYESKKNPPPSIKPGFGSLVLSLKLFKEKFYSHPYQESEYPVVKYLREALYFEVELLQPEDARLELNLDDCWATNSQSQDSRPQWPIIINGCGNSDDSYRTIFHKVNYSPSVKLPQHLKRFEVRMFAFLRGTTLLQEPLYFHCSVVICSSIQQPSDFLCTRRCDPGKHRLGEYTEF, via the exons ATGGAGCTGAGTCTGGTTCAGAG GTTGATACTAATAGCGATATTAATCTTTGAAACATGGAGCCAAGAGAGATCTG GACCTATGAGTTCGGAGTGCTTGGGGAATATTTTGCGTATAACATTGCCTGCAGAATACTTTGAGGACAAATActtatctttttctgttgttg ATCAATCTGGCATAGCCTGGGAGCTAGATGAGGCCATGGCATCACAGTGTGGTTATACAGTAACTTACAGCAATTGGAGTAATATTGAGTTTCATGCTTCTGCACTAAGCTGCCATTCTCACATAGAG AAAGATGTGTTCACAGTAACTATAGAAATCAAAGCATCACATAATCCTGATATGAAAAATGCTGCAACTCATCTGAAAAGTGCAAGTTGCCCTTATGGCCCTTGGAGTCCAAGAGAGTTAGTATGTGAAAGTAACTACATGGAG GTTTCTGTCAGGAAGGAGGTTCCACAGGCTGTAAAAGAGTTCATTCAAGATAAATCTGAGGACTGGATGCTTTCCTTTCCAGAG GCAAAAGCAGGAGAAGCCTCAATATGGCAAATAGTGTTTCAtcagccagaagaaaaaaaggctctgCTTGTGAGCGATGCTTGGAGTGCAGGCTATGGTTTCAACACTACAGACAGTAGGGTTCTGCTGCGAATACCATACACGGCCATGCAAATTCAGCTGCTAGAG GCTCAGGGAATTAGCTTTTTTACAGTGAGATCAAGCACATTTTACAAACAGCAATGGATTATCCTCATGGTAGATACTTCTGTGGCATGTCCTGTAG ATGGTGTGGACTATGCTAACAATACAATCATCTGGACTGTTCCAAAATATATTCAACCAGTCTCTGCTGGAGCAACTGGCTTTAAGGATGTGCTTGTTGAAGCTGGTGTGGATCTACATAAACTCTCTGCCAAAGAAATGGCTTCCAGGAGATTTGTGTTATTGAATGACCTAAATACAATCACAATGAAGGTACCAATAGGTGCAGAAGGTGGCTATTACAAG ACCTCTGTGAGCAGTGGACAGTATGGGACAAAATACACCATCAACCTGTTCTTGGAACATCAGTGGGAAGATAACAAATGGGAACTAACTAAACATACTATCATCAAGGAAATAGAAACACCATTTGAACAAGTAGAGCTCGCTATAACCAACA ACTCAAATCTGACTGCAAGGATAATGAATGTGACAGTGGGAACGTTCCTCCCAGATGTGGAACTCGTGAACTTAATCATTGAGGGGACAACTGTTGCTGTATCTGAAGCTGTTCAACATGGGTATATAGTGTATGAGATAAGATACTCTAATGGAAGCAAAGATTATGGAATACAAGTCCTATTTGATGCACCAAGCATTAAGAAAGAG TACACTAGAGCAGACATGCGAGCATACACCCTGAATGTCACACTTGGATTTCTAATCCACCCAACAAGTGAGACCTTTAGTGTCCCAGTCATATCAGTGTCCACTACTAAAGACGCAG TAATGCCCAGTGCAAGaggattttgtgatgggaggaACCTTCATCTCATTATCACTCATGGGAATGTGGACCAAAACTGGCTACCATTCATCTCAGACTGGCACCTGACCCCAGAGGATGCACAGAAGTACAACTACCGCCTTGAGGACAATGGCACTCACTTAGCAATCTCTGTCCCTTTCTTTTCATCCTATGTGAACTATGAG GTTTTACATAACTCTGGAATAAAGGCTTCGCTCCACTTAACCTTGAAGGATGGCATGACCTTGGCTAATAAGAAGGACTTCTCAATTTCCTGTGAAATTTCACCTTTGGAGCTAATAC agtGCCTGCCCAATGGCACTGTGGTTATTACTGCAGTGAAATTGGTGGGAATTGCAGACCTGGACACCAGCCTGTTTGTCTTGAGGGACAGGCAGTGCAAACCAAGCCTAGTGACCGAGAACACTGCAACCTTCAGGTTCAATGTGAACACTTGTGGAACAAGTAGAAAG ttcaaTAGTGCAACCATGACATACGAAAATGATGTACTCTATTTCAGACCTGGCAATGATAAACCGGTATACCA ACTGAAATTTGCGTGCTTATATGCAATCAAGCAGACTGTCGATGTCAGATATGAATCTAAGAAGAACCCACCACCCAGTATTAAGCCAGGGTTTGGCTCTCTTGTTCTTTCATTGAAGCTTTTCAAAG AGAAATTCTATTCACATCCCTATCAGGAATCAGAATATCCTGTAGTAAAATACCTGAGGGAGGCACTGTATTTTGAAGTTGAACTGCTTCAGCCTGAAGATGCAAGACTGGAACTGAACCTGGATGACTGCTGGGCTACAAACTCCCAAAGCCAGGACAGCCGTCCACAGTGGCCTATCATTATAAATGG GTGTGGAAACAGTGATGACTCCTACAGAACAATCTTCCACAAAGTGAACTATAGTCCCAGCGTAAAGTTACCTCAGCACTTAAAGAGATTTGAAGTGaggatgtttgcttttttacGAGGCACAACTCTGTTACAAGAGCCG CTGTATTTCCACTGCAGTGTGGTGATCTGCAGTTCTATACAACAACCTTCAGACTTCCTTTGCACAAGGAGATGTGATCCTGGGAAACACAGACTTG GTGAATACACTGAATTTTGA